From one Lolium rigidum isolate FL_2022 chromosome 4, APGP_CSIRO_Lrig_0.1, whole genome shotgun sequence genomic stretch:
- the LOC124647715 gene encoding uncharacterized protein LOC124647715: protein MAPPRKKSSHQSTPTTILTLSDDLLREVLLRLPSLPTLVRAALACPAFLRAVRSSPAFRRRFRDLHSPTILGAFLVDDEPTTPTFAPVRLRGRRSDPDHAAALRGLDVFLTRLPDAIDEDEDEDEGWSMLGCRDGYVLLVTPRWNTKKVAVYDPLTGALHLFPGPPDEVFTADPEYTEAEFHVIPSEADDRSFRVLCVPKEDGGKQIAVLSPDTREWQISPTPWSLQDADNVKLVRNGLVYWACYSDQHDYIPVLNTATMQFSQTGMPPTGPSGVLGETKDGKLCLARAHDGNLELMVWFLRAGRDGVDKWMKNRTFQMVDAMHKLALNIVDECPSLNVVAIVGGIVYLTIHQNEPPNWLLSFCIETRELQKLCQITTSEFCYPYIMAWPPTLVPSKTTAALCS from the exons ATGGCCCCGCCGCGGAAAAAGAGCTCCCATCAGTCGACTCCTACCACCATACTCACCCTCAGCGACGACCTCCTGCGCGAGGtgctcctccgcctcccctccCTCCCGACCCTCGTCCGCGCCGCTCTCGCCTGCCCCGCTTTCCTCCGCGCCGTCCGTTCGTCCCCCGCATTCCGCCGCCGCTTCCGCGACCTCCACTCGCCCACCATCCTCGGCGCattcctcgtcgacgacgagcccacCACGCCCACCTTCGCGCCCGTgcgcctccgcggccgccgctCCGACCCGGACCACGCCGCCGCCCTTCGCGGCCTCGATGTCTTCCTTACCCGTCTCCCCGATGCTATCG acgaagacgaagatgaagacgaaggGTGGTCAATGTTGGGGTGCCGCGATGGGTACGTCCTTCTCGTGACGCCGAGATGGAACACCAAGAAGGTGGCCGTCTACGATCCCCTCACAGGGGCCCTGCATCTCTTCCCCGGCCCGCCCGATGAGGTGTTCACCGCAGACCCCGAATACACTGAAGCTGAGTTCCACGTGATCCCCTCCGAAGCCGACGACCGGTCGTTTCGCGTGCTCTGCGTCCCCAAGGAAGACGGGGGGAAGCAGATCGCCGTGTTGTCACCGGACACCAGGGAGTGGCAGATTTCCCCAACACCATGGAGCCTCCAGGATGCAGACAATGTTAAGCTAGTGAGGAACGGGCTTGTTTACTGGGCATGTTATTCAGACCAACACGATTATATCCCTGTGCTGAACACTGCAACAATGCAGTTCTCTCAAACTGGCATGCCGCCGACTGggccttctggtgtcttaggtgaGACCAAGGATGGGAAGCTCTGTTTGGCTCGTGCACATGACGGTAACCTTGAGCTTATGGTTTGGTTCCTAAGGGCCGGTCGTGACGGCGTCGACAAATGGATGAAGAACAGGACATTTCAGATGgtggatgcgatgcataagctcgCTCTCAACATTGTAGACGAGTGTCCTTCGCTCAATGTCGTGGCTATTGTGGGTGGCATTGTGTATCTGACTATTCACCAGAACGAGCCTCCTAACTGGCTCCTATCCTTCTGCATTGAAACAAGGGAGTTGCAGAAGCTCTGCCAGATAACTACCTCCGAGTTCTGCTATCCCTACATCATGGCGTGGCCTCCCACTTTGGTGCCCAGTAAG ACAACCGCAGCCTTATGCAGTTAA